The proteins below are encoded in one region of Dioscorea cayenensis subsp. rotundata cultivar TDr96_F1 chromosome 18, TDr96_F1_v2_PseudoChromosome.rev07_lg8_w22 25.fasta, whole genome shotgun sequence:
- the LOC120281900 gene encoding putative clathrin assembly protein At1g25240 has translation MSRAREWWRRTTAAAKDRRSLYLCRIRGGAKRPWGVDLESAVIRATSHDERAVDYSSAGRVFTWARASPSFLKPLMWSIARRATRTSSWPVALKSLLIAHGLILSTTAGAGSSLGRLPFDLSDFRDRSSPAFSSFVRAYFRFLDLRSVSTDLDPTDLYDLETLQELLDLLLQIRPCSDGMEVSLILETMDCVLIEVFEIYSGICSGIAGFLVGFLGSKTRDLGDVEKKQGVVGIKVLKRAGEQSVKLTGFFEVCKGLGVSNARELPAVERVPDEDIEDLERLVIAGGGGGIDREERQGSPATVVTEEWVVFEETEGYFGNKDRYCRNPAVVDDVRDLILFD, from the coding sequence ATGTCCAGGGCCCGCGAATGGTGGCGCCGTACCACCGCCGCGGCCAAGGATCGCCGGAGTCTATACCTCTGCCGAATTCGCGGCGGCGCTAAGCGGCCTTGGGGCGTCGATCTTGAGAGCGCCGTGATCCGCGCGACGAGCCACGACGAGCGCGCCGTGGACTACTCCAGCGCCGGTCGCGTCTTCACCTGGGCGCGAGCCTCCCCGTCCTTTCTCAAACCCCTCATGTGGAGCATCGCCCGCCGCGCCACCCGCACCTCCTCCTGGCCCGTCGCCCTCAAGTCCCTCCTCATCGCCCACGGCCTTATCCTTTCCACCACCGCCGGCGCCGGCTCTTCTCTCGGCCGCCTCCCCTTCGACCTCTCTGATTTCCGGGACCGCTCCTCCCCCGCCTTCTCGTCCTTTGTCCGTGCCTACTTCCGGTTCCTCGACCTCCGATCGGTCTCCACCGACCTCGATCCAACTGACCTTTATGACCTAGAGACCCTCCAGGAGCTCCTTGACCTTCTTCTCCAGATCCGCCCCTGCTCCGATGGAATGGAGGTGAGTCTCATCCTGGAGACCATGGACTGCGTGCTTATCGAGGTCTTCGAGATCTACAGCGGCATTTGCAGCGGGATCGCCGGCTTCCTGGTGGGATTCCTGGGATCGAAAACAAGGGATCTCGGCGACGTGGAGAAGAAGCAGGGTGTGGTGGGAATCAAGGTTTTGAAGCGCGCCGGCGAGCAAAGTGTTAAGCTCACCGGCTTCTTCGAGGTTTGCAAGGGCTTAGGGGTCAGCAATGCCCGAGAGCTGCCGGCCGTCGAGCGGGTACCCGACGAGGACATTGAGGACCTTGAGAGGCTGGTGATCgccggaggaggaggagggataGACCGGGAAGAACGGCAGGGAAGTCCGGCGACGGTGGTGACGGAGGAGTGGGTAGTCTTCGAGGAGACGGAGGGGTATTTTGGGAATAAGGATAGGTATTGTCGGAATCCGGCTGTTGTCGATGATGTCAGGGATTTGATTCTGTTTGATTGA